The proteins below come from a single Roseiconus lacunae genomic window:
- a CDS encoding SMP-30/gluconolactonase/LRE family protein, whose amino-acid sequence MTRWIYCTAILLMGTIGSAQDEPAAESIEPIGKVELVQDGYAFTEGPAWEPKSKSLFFSDIPNNSVFRLREDGSIDRFTDQSGHTNGILIASDGKIRACQMDGQVVEYDIKTGAATTLADKFGGRRFNAPNDLIVDANGGIYFTDPLFRAPTPLPQTIQAVYYISPASDDGEPRRVSRVTSDIKAPNGIGLSPDGSRLYVCPSGQSEMLVYEVLGPGKLSPAKTFCELTQPEGKSGTGADGIALDVQGNVYITSDLGVQIFSPAGKQIGLVEFPQKPANVSFGGDDRKTMYVTARTGLYRVAMPIAGLH is encoded by the coding sequence ATGACGCGATGGATATATTGCACCGCAATTTTGTTGATGGGCACGATTGGTAGTGCCCAAGATGAACCGGCGGCGGAGTCGATCGAACCGATCGGCAAAGTTGAATTGGTCCAAGACGGATACGCGTTTACGGAAGGCCCAGCCTGGGAACCGAAATCCAAGTCCTTGTTTTTTTCGGATATCCCGAACAACTCCGTCTTTCGCTTGCGTGAGGACGGATCAATTGATCGGTTCACCGATCAGAGCGGTCACACCAACGGAATCTTGATCGCCTCCGACGGAAAAATCAGGGCCTGCCAGATGGACGGCCAAGTCGTCGAATATGACATCAAGACGGGCGCGGCGACGACCCTTGCGGATAAGTTTGGCGGACGGAGATTCAATGCCCCGAACGATTTGATCGTCGACGCCAATGGTGGGATTTATTTTACCGACCCACTTTTCCGCGCACCAACACCGCTACCGCAAACCATTCAAGCGGTCTATTACATCAGCCCAGCGAGCGATGACGGTGAACCTCGCCGCGTTTCGCGCGTGACGTCTGACATCAAAGCTCCCAATGGCATCGGACTTTCACCCGATGGAAGTCGACTTTATGTTTGCCCTAGCGGACAGTCCGAGATGCTGGTCTATGAAGTGCTCGGGCCTGGAAAACTAAGCCCGGCAAAAACGTTCTGCGAACTCACTCAACCGGAAGGTAAATCCGGTACCGGGGCTGACGGAATTGCGTTGGATGTCCAAGGCAACGTCTATATCACGAGTGATCTAGGCGTTCAAATTTTCTCTCCAGCGGGAAAGCAAATCGGTTTGGTCGAGTTTCCTCAAAAACCCGCAAACGTTAGCTTTGGTGGCGACGACCGGAAGACCATGTACGTGACCGCGCGAACGGGCCTGTATCGTGTCGCAATGCCCATCGCCGGACTCCATTAA
- a CDS encoding endo-1,4-beta-xylanase gives MGQFHFAVPPDSTLLLKQTLWKDAYICGIEGVPWECKLSKDDGVLTIKRPVETSGKLYLTCPTKGLGYRTLSTCTLMPGEQRYPLFLELARGSCYRARVQSDAWQRAGLSLSDRFGELLQRGTEQFLDAATLRDDLSACSKAALQAIATLENAIADLGESFALQSIAFRKQREPQLGTLLAGSVVPPSPTRSQHSSRFNKAFNTAAVRLNWSLIEEEAGRFDFEKCDRTIQWCGERGMKVLCGPLLDFRSEMMPAWFYLIEDNFESFLSSITQYTERVVNRYRGSVHLWNCATGLNTPGPIPLDDEQVMRLAVAILQTVRRVDPNTPAIISFDQPFGEYLAKHRDGISALHFADAIARSGLGMAGIGLDIRLNYAADATLPRSALDFGQMIDRWATLGIPMLVQMTIPGDCGNDAQARVNRPTLINGDNKAELAANQLRTAGPLVRTLLAKHMVHGIVWDGWADDEPHVQAHSGVIDAAGDPRPVLDYFERLREELLT, from the coding sequence ATGGGGCAATTTCACTTCGCCGTTCCGCCAGATTCCACGCTGTTGCTGAAGCAAACGCTTTGGAAAGACGCGTACATCTGTGGCATCGAGGGCGTCCCTTGGGAGTGTAAGTTATCCAAGGACGACGGCGTCTTGACGATCAAGCGTCCCGTCGAGACATCCGGGAAACTGTATTTGACTTGCCCGACCAAAGGGCTCGGTTACAGGACGCTTTCGACGTGTACTTTGATGCCTGGCGAGCAGCGGTATCCGCTGTTTTTGGAACTCGCGCGTGGCAGTTGTTATCGGGCTCGCGTTCAATCAGATGCTTGGCAACGAGCCGGGTTGTCACTGAGTGATCGGTTTGGCGAATTGCTTCAACGCGGAACCGAACAGTTCCTTGATGCCGCCACGTTACGTGACGATTTAAGTGCTTGCTCGAAAGCTGCCTTGCAAGCGATTGCGACGTTGGAAAATGCGATCGCAGATCTCGGTGAATCGTTTGCGCTACAGTCAATCGCCTTTCGCAAACAACGCGAACCGCAGCTCGGGACACTTCTCGCTGGCAGCGTCGTGCCCCCTTCACCGACTCGGTCGCAGCATTCCTCCCGTTTTAACAAAGCATTCAACACGGCGGCGGTACGGCTGAACTGGTCGTTGATCGAAGAGGAAGCGGGACGCTTCGATTTTGAAAAATGCGATCGTACGATCCAGTGGTGCGGTGAACGCGGGATGAAGGTCCTCTGCGGTCCGCTGTTGGATTTCCGCAGCGAGATGATGCCAGCTTGGTTTTACTTGATCGAAGATAACTTTGAATCGTTCTTGTCGTCGATTACGCAGTACACCGAGCGTGTGGTCAATCGCTATCGCGGATCGGTCCACCTGTGGAATTGTGCGACCGGGTTGAATACGCCCGGGCCGATTCCATTGGACGATGAACAAGTGATGCGATTGGCGGTCGCGATTTTGCAAACCGTCCGACGTGTTGATCCAAATACGCCAGCGATCATTTCGTTCGACCAACCCTTCGGCGAATACTTGGCAAAGCACCGTGACGGAATTTCAGCGTTACATTTTGCCGATGCGATCGCGCGTAGCGGGTTGGGGATGGCGGGGATCGGGTTGGACATCCGTTTGAACTATGCCGCCGATGCGACTCTGCCCCGATCGGCACTCGATTTCGGACAAATGATCGATCGCTGGGCGACGTTGGGCATTCCGATGTTGGTGCAAATGACTATCCCGGGCGATTGCGGCAACGACGCACAGGCACGTGTCAATCGGCCGACATTGATCAACGGGGACAACAAAGCGGAGTTGGCCGCCAATCAGCTTCGCACGGCCGGTCCATTAGTTCGTACACTATTGGCTAAGCACATGGTCCATGGGATCGTCTGGGATGGTTGGGCCGATGATGAACCGCATGTTCAAGCCCACTCTGGCGTGATCGATGCCGCAGGCGACCCGCGTCCTGTCTTGGATTATTTTGAACGCCTACGCGAAGAGTTGCTGACTTAA